Proteins from a genomic interval of Tachyglossus aculeatus isolate mTacAcu1 chromosome 8, mTacAcu1.pri, whole genome shotgun sequence:
- the LOC119931834 gene encoding putative vomeronasal receptor-like protein 4 codes for MTIVAQGVCFLSQSAVGILGNSLLITFYLSSFLLGSKPKPTDLTIIHLALVHTVMLLPRWIIVAAGTLGLQLVQNDAECKLFVYLYRITRGLSLCTTSLLSVIQAITISPTTSYLFQLKVQIPNVIFPVLAILWIPNTLISANLLFQVVASSNTTNTYTNCYMVPINTLLQGLILTFMALRDILSLGLMSCCSGYMVLLLHRYRHQVQHLHSPSQALENSPVRRATQTIVLLVSCFVVFYCGDLFFSLFLGTSTKRNAAVLNTAMFVVSGYATVSPFVLLTCDTRVVKFLCDFLGNKTLKSSQTTLLSAVPL; via the coding sequence ATGACCATTGTGGCTCAGGGAGTCTGTTTCCTCTCCCAGTCTGCAGTAGGTATCCTGGGGAATTCTCTCCTCATCACATTCTACCTCTCCTCATTCCTCCTGGGTTCCAAACCAAAGCCAACAGACCTGACCATcatccacctggccctggtccacaccGTGATGCTTCTTCCAAGGTGGATCATTGTAGCAGCAGGGACACTGGGGCTGCAGCTTGTACAGAACGATGCTGAGTGTAAGCTGTTCGTCTATCTCTACCGCATCACCCGAGGCCTCTCCCTCTGCACCACCTCCCTCCTGAGCGTGATCCAAGCAATCACCATCAGTCCTACCACCTCCTATCTGTTCCAGCTCAAGGTTCAGATCCCAAACGTCATCTTCCCAGTCTTAGCCATCCTGTGGATTCCCAACACGCTGATAAGCGCTAACCTTCTGTTCCAAGTAGTCGCCTCCTCCAATACAACCAACACCTATACCAATTGTTATATGGTGCCTATAAACACACTCCTCCAGGGGCTGATTCTCACCTTCATGGCTCTCCGTGACATCCTCTCTCTAGGGCTCATGAGCTGCTGCAGTGGGTACatggtccttctcctccaccgATACAGGCACCAGGTTCAGCATCTTCACAGCCCCAGCCAAGCCCTTGAAAACTCTCCCGTGAGACGAGCCACCCAGACGATTGTGCTGCTTGTGAGCTGCTTTGTAGTCTTCTACTGTGGAgaccttttcttttccctctttctagGGACATCCACGAAGAGAAATGCTGCTGTCTTGAATACTGCCATGTTTGTGGTCAGTGGATATGCCACTGTCAGCCCCTTTGTGTTGCTCACCTGTGACACAAGAGTCGTCAAGTTCCTGTGTGATTTTCTGGGGAATAAGACCCTCAAATCCTCTCAGACCACACTGCTATCTGCAGTCCCTCTTTGA